In Palaemon carinicauda isolate YSFRI2023 chromosome 18, ASM3689809v2, whole genome shotgun sequence, a genomic segment contains:
- the LOC137657977 gene encoding cuticle protein 7-like has product MYTKVTMLCLAAVALARPDKPAPAGYGYAPPTPAYAPPQPSYSAPQPSYSAPQPSYEKKEEGMPFDFEYAVRDDYKGLDFDHNSNSDGKVVNGQYRVLLPDGRTQIVTYTADHYNGYQAEVSYEGEAQYPQPQPYKPAPSYSDPAPSYSAPGPTYEQPKPSYGVPH; this is encoded by the exons ATGTACACGAAG GTAACTATGCTGTGTTTGGCGGCCGTGGCTTTGGCCCGCCCTGACAAGCCTGCCCCAGCTGGGTATGGGTATGCCCCACCAACACCAGCATACGCCCCACCTCAGCCATCCTACTCAGCCCCTCAACCATCCTATTCAGCCCCTCAACCATCCTACGAGAAAAAAGAG GAGGGTATGCCCTTCGACTTCGAGTACGCTGTCAGGGACGACTATAAGGGTCTCGACTTCGACCACAACTCCAACTCTGACGGCAAGGTCGTCAACGGTCAGTACCGCGTCCtcctccccgacggtcgcactcAGATCGTCACTTACACCGCCGATCACTACAACGGATACCAGGCTGAAGTCTCTTACGAGGGAGAGGCCCAGTACCCACAACCCCAGCCCTACAAGCCAGCCCCCTCATACTCAGACCCTGCTCCCTCATACTCAGCCCCAGGCCCGACTTATGAACAACCCAAGCCCTCATACGGTGTTCCACACTGA
- the LOC137657978 gene encoding cuticle protein 7-like, protein MVKNKLINFQVTLLCLAAVALARPDKPAPAGYGYAPPTPAYAPPQPSYSAPQPSYSAPQPSYEKKEEGMPFDFEYAVKDDYKGLDFDHNSNSDGKVVNGQYRILLPDGRTQIVTYTADHHNGYQAEVTYEGEAQYPEPQPYKPAPSYSAPAPAYSAPAPTYEQPKTSYGVPH, encoded by the exons ATGGTTAAAA ACAAACTAATTAATTTCCAGGTAACTCTGCTGTGTTTGGCGGCCGTGGCTTTGGCCCGCCCTGACAAGCCTGCCCCAGCTGGGTATGGGTATGCCCCACCAACACCAGCATACGCCCCACCTCAGCCATCCTACTCAGCCCCTCAACCATCCTATTCAGCCCCTCAACCATCCTACGAGAAAAAAGAG GAGGGTATGCCCTTCGACTTCGAGTACGCCGTCAAAGACGACTACAAGGGTCTCGACTTCGACCACAACTCCAACTCTGACGGCAAGGTCGTCAACGGTCAGTACCGCATCCTACTCCCCGACGGTCGCACTCAGATCGTCACTTACACCGCCGATCACCACAACGGATAccaggctgaggtcacttacgagggagaggCCCAGTACCCAGAACCCCAGCCCTACAAGCCAGCCCCCTCATACTCAGCCCCTGCTCCCGCTTACTCAGCCCCAGCTCCGACTTATGAACAACCCAAGACCTCATACGGTGTTCCACACTGA